Proteins encoded by one window of Tunturibacter psychrotolerans:
- a CDS encoding ester cyclase, whose translation MKIDAFRLKFLPIAFSVAIGAMALNCAAQQAAARSMQGGGQMSNVDVHAVTIHRFYEECLNQGRTDLLPELVAANVVNHTGSNEQRGLAVFEQGVQQVRAMYPDRHFTVDDVLTNGDKGAARWTMVATNTVPILGVAPTGRQLTNHGVVFYRFEGAKIAEVWIQVDQLGVLRQIGVQIPGLPAQATGR comes from the coding sequence ATGAAAATCGATGCGTTTCGTTTGAAGTTCCTTCCGATTGCGTTTTCGGTGGCGATCGGCGCGATGGCTCTCAACTGCGCGGCGCAGCAGGCTGCGGCTCGTTCCATGCAAGGAGGAGGACAGATGTCGAACGTCGATGTTCATGCTGTTACGATCCATCGTTTTTATGAGGAGTGCCTGAATCAGGGGCGGACGGATTTGTTGCCCGAGCTGGTGGCGGCGAATGTCGTGAACCATACGGGGTCGAATGAACAGAGGGGGCTGGCTGTGTTTGAGCAAGGTGTGCAGCAGGTTCGTGCGATGTATCCTGACCGTCACTTCACTGTGGATGATGTTTTGACCAATGGGGACAAGGGCGCGGCGCGATGGACGATGGTCGCGACGAATACGGTGCCTATTCTTGGTGTGGCTCCGACGGGAAGACAGCTGACCAATCACGGCGTGGTGTTCTATCGGTTTGAAGGCGCGAAGATTGCCGAGGTCTGGATTCAGGTAGATCAGCTTGGTGTGCTGCGTCAGATTGGGGTGCAGATTCCCGGTCTTCCGGCGCAGGCTACGGGACGCTAA
- a CDS encoding MGMT family protein — MRATVVPQNLKRRILKESLREDEQRDAAFRSIIRSVPKGKVSTYGKVAAAAGYPLYHRAVARLLRQAPLQGLPWQRIVGAGGEIKLRGEAAAEQRFRLGMEGVKFRGKRVNMEIYEHALRSWETLD, encoded by the coding sequence ATGCGCGCGACGGTTGTTCCGCAGAACCTGAAACGAAGAATTTTGAAAGAGTCGCTGCGTGAAGACGAGCAACGAGATGCGGCTTTTCGTAGCATCATTCGTTCGGTTCCCAAGGGCAAGGTTTCAACGTATGGCAAGGTGGCGGCTGCGGCTGGCTATCCCTTGTACCATCGTGCGGTGGCACGGTTGCTGCGGCAAGCTCCTCTTCAGGGATTACCCTGGCAACGCATTGTCGGTGCAGGCGGTGAAATTAAGCTAAGGGGTGAAGCTGCGGCGGAACAGCGGTTCCGACTGGGCATGGAGGGGGTAAAGTTTCGCGGCAAACGCGTCAATATGGAGATCTATGAACACGCGCTCCGCAGCTGGGAGACGCTGGACTAA
- a CDS encoding CPBP family intramembrane glutamic endopeptidase, translating to MSDLTPTPAVSTHENHPSQPCDADNLRNTTSFFLPPASPDTRSQSDAPVVRPLLPEGEAILQPPMDNTPNDAPVDAPHRIPNLGHALLFLAITGLFLFLTQLLILGFAHPSAIGNKASAISSIPPKLLIGTEALTYILTLAISWFIFPLLWKRPFTTGIDANPDAARRNALRLIPLGLTLSFAVQAISSVIAIPKDIPMDDFFRTPSDVWLVTLFGVLIAPLFEEILFRGFLLPAVAIAYDWLSLPRTPAARDFWNSNNKISTPAFVFSAVFTSILFALLHGQQTAFTWPVILLLFCVSLILSAVRIRLRSVLASTLIHASYNFTIFLTAFIATGGYRHLDRMNR from the coding sequence ATGAGCGATCTCACCCCGACCCCCGCCGTCTCAACCCACGAAAACCATCCGTCCCAACCCTGCGACGCGGACAACCTGCGGAACACAACCTCGTTCTTCCTCCCACCCGCATCGCCCGACACTCGAAGCCAGTCCGATGCTCCCGTCGTCCGCCCCTTACTCCCCGAAGGCGAGGCCATCCTCCAGCCTCCCATGGACAACACCCCCAACGACGCGCCCGTAGATGCCCCTCACCGTATCCCCAACCTCGGCCACGCACTCCTCTTCCTCGCTATCACGGGCCTCTTCCTCTTTCTCACCCAACTTCTCATCCTCGGCTTCGCCCACCCCTCCGCAATCGGCAACAAGGCATCGGCGATCTCTTCCATCCCGCCCAAACTCCTCATCGGCACCGAGGCCCTCACTTACATCCTCACCCTCGCCATCTCCTGGTTCATCTTCCCGCTCCTCTGGAAACGCCCCTTCACCACCGGCATCGACGCCAACCCCGACGCCGCCCGTCGCAACGCCCTTCGCCTCATCCCTCTCGGCCTAACCCTCTCCTTCGCGGTCCAGGCGATCTCCTCCGTCATCGCCATCCCCAAAGACATCCCCATGGACGACTTCTTCCGCACTCCGTCCGATGTCTGGCTCGTAACCCTCTTCGGAGTCCTCATCGCACCGCTCTTTGAAGAGATCCTCTTCCGCGGCTTCCTCCTCCCCGCGGTCGCCATCGCCTACGACTGGCTCTCACTCCCCCGCACCCCCGCCGCCCGCGACTTCTGGAACTCCAACAACAAAATCTCCACACCCGCCTTCGTCTTCTCCGCCGTCTTCACCAGCATCCTCTTCGCCTTGCTCCACGGGCAGCAGACTGCCTTCACCTGGCCCGTCATCCTGTTGCTCTTCTGCGTCTCGCTCATCCTGAGCGCAGTCCGCATCCGTCTCCGCTCTGTGCTCGCCTCAACCCTCATCCACGCGAGCTACAACTTCACCATCTTCCTCACCGCCTTCATCGCCACCGGCGGCTACCGCCACCTCGACCGCATGAACCGCTAG
- a CDS encoding TetR/AcrR family transcriptional regulator — MKKKSTPRSTAKKKPRQKRTYESPARQRQADETRSRIATAARLLLTRNGYAGMTIPAVAAAAGVAVPTVYAIFGSKKGIVSELLDQARFGDDYHALVNEVQQVTAPLERLTFVSRIARRIYESEVPIEDLLRGAGMLAPELASVEEERDCQRYDRQLLVIDSLHKARLFRPGLTRDTARDILWCLTSRDLYRMLIRDRNWTPQQYETWLNEALRRELVKTT; from the coding sequence GTGAAGAAAAAGTCCACCCCCCGCTCAACCGCAAAAAAGAAGCCCCGGCAGAAGCGCACCTACGAGTCCCCCGCCCGCCAGCGTCAGGCCGACGAAACCCGCAGCCGCATCGCCACCGCCGCACGCCTGCTCCTCACGCGCAACGGCTACGCCGGCATGACCATCCCCGCCGTAGCAGCAGCCGCCGGCGTAGCCGTCCCCACCGTCTACGCCATCTTCGGCTCGAAAAAAGGAATCGTCTCTGAGTTGCTCGATCAGGCCCGCTTCGGCGACGACTACCACGCTCTCGTCAACGAGGTTCAGCAGGTCACCGCACCCCTCGAACGCCTCACCTTCGTCTCCCGCATCGCCCGACGCATCTACGAGTCCGAAGTTCCCATCGAAGACCTCCTCCGCGGAGCAGGCATGCTCGCGCCAGAGCTGGCGTCCGTCGAAGAAGAGCGCGACTGCCAGCGCTACGACCGCCAGCTCCTCGTCATCGACTCACTCCACAAAGCAAGACTCTTTCGCCCCGGCCTTACCCGCGACACCGCGCGCGACATCCTCTGGTGCCTCACCAGCCGCGACCTCTACCGCATGCTCATTCGAGACAGAAACTGGACGCCCCAGCAATACGAAACCTGGCTCAACGAGGCCCTCCGCCGCGAACTGGTGAAAACCACGTAG
- a CDS encoding alpha/beta fold hydrolase: MKLALRVVAFLLLVVVAAGLIFYRYPLWVADQHTRFHLWRLGVKSEYVEAGGYRLHYFEAGPAGGAGTPVVLVHGLGARVEDWGAMIPALAAQGFHVYAPDLLGYGRSPKPDVSYSISLQEQTVAQFMQAVHVPKADVGGWSMGGWIVMKLALDHPEMVDRLIVYDSAGVYFPATFEADLFTPHDVAGVRKLISMLTPNPRDVPDFAAEAMVRKLQRNAWVVNRSTASMITGKDLLDFRLHNISQPMLIVWGSKDELIPLASGETIHRSVPQSVLDIVEGCGHLAPAECAKPVIEGTVEFLRAQPPMHGGERTFPAGS; the protein is encoded by the coding sequence ATGAAGCTTGCACTGCGCGTTGTGGCTTTTCTTTTGCTTGTGGTTGTCGCGGCCGGGTTGATCTTTTATCGCTATCCGCTTTGGGTCGCGGATCAGCATACTCGATTTCATCTTTGGCGCCTCGGCGTGAAGAGCGAGTACGTCGAGGCTGGCGGATACAGGCTTCATTATTTCGAGGCTGGACCAGCGGGTGGAGCTGGGACGCCGGTGGTGCTAGTGCATGGGCTGGGAGCTCGGGTTGAGGATTGGGGGGCGATGATTCCGGCGCTGGCGGCGCAGGGATTTCATGTGTATGCACCGGATCTGCTGGGATACGGAAGGTCGCCGAAGCCCGATGTGAGTTACTCGATCTCGCTGCAGGAGCAGACGGTGGCTCAGTTCATGCAGGCGGTGCATGTTCCCAAGGCGGATGTTGGTGGATGGTCGATGGGTGGGTGGATCGTGATGAAGCTGGCGCTGGATCATCCGGAGATGGTGGACCGGCTGATTGTGTACGACAGCGCGGGCGTGTATTTTCCGGCTACGTTCGAGGCGGATTTGTTTACTCCGCATGATGTCGCGGGTGTAAGGAAGTTGATTTCGATGCTGACTCCGAATCCTCGGGATGTTCCTGATTTTGCGGCGGAGGCGATGGTGCGGAAGCTGCAGCGGAATGCGTGGGTGGTGAATCGAAGTACAGCCTCGATGATTACAGGGAAGGATCTACTGGATTTTCGGTTGCACAATATCTCGCAGCCTATGTTGATTGTGTGGGGCTCTAAGGATGAGCTGATTCCGCTGGCTTCAGGGGAGACGATTCATAGGAGTGTGCCGCAGTCTGTGCTGGATATTGTCGAAGGGTGTGGGCATCTGGCTCCGGCGGAGTGTGCGAAGCCTGTGATCGAGGGGACGGTCGAGTTTTTGCGGGCGCAGCCGCCGATGCATGGTGGCGAGAGGACGTTTCCGGCGGGTTCTTGA
- a CDS encoding nitroreductase family protein, translating to MTKIKKTLSQAIQERRATPSFDGTPIPAEDLRQILDAGLHAPSGYNLQPWRFVVVQSAEQKKKLRGASYNQGKVEEASVVIVACGDTDGWRKDLDLILEKGRKGGMPESYAAQAQSSVPNYMSSFSSGQMQAWLNKQVMLAFTHMLLMAEVMGYDTAPMEGFEQDKVHEVLRLPLSYWVVALLAIGHVQGTDKFDGGRFEMGHTVFGEEFGKPLKV from the coding sequence ATGACAAAGATTAAAAAAACACTGAGTCAGGCAATCCAAGAACGTAGAGCGACACCGAGTTTTGATGGAACGCCGATTCCGGCGGAGGACCTGCGCCAGATTCTCGATGCAGGCTTGCATGCACCGAGCGGATACAATCTTCAGCCCTGGCGTTTTGTAGTGGTGCAGTCAGCGGAGCAGAAGAAGAAGCTGCGGGGCGCGAGCTATAACCAGGGTAAGGTCGAAGAGGCCTCGGTGGTGATCGTGGCCTGCGGCGATACCGATGGGTGGCGGAAGGATTTGGACCTGATACTCGAGAAGGGGCGCAAGGGTGGGATGCCGGAGAGTTATGCGGCGCAGGCACAGAGCAGCGTTCCGAATTACATGTCAAGCTTCAGTAGCGGGCAGATGCAGGCGTGGCTGAATAAGCAGGTGATGCTCGCGTTTACGCACATGCTGTTGATGGCCGAGGTGATGGGCTACGACACCGCGCCGATGGAAGGGTTCGAACAGGACAAGGTGCATGAAGTGCTGCGGCTTCCGCTGAGCTATTGGGTGGTGGCGCTGCTGGCGATTGGACATGTGCAGGGGACGGACAAGTTCGACGGCGGGCGGTTTGAGATGGGACACACGGTGTTTGGAGAAGAGTTTGGCAAGCCGCTGAAGGTGTAA
- a CDS encoding DoxX family protein, translating to MSAVEQQSKALAFLRISIGIIFLIFAEYKLTSTRFIRTGMAQYINQFLNEGSYPFIRPFLRNIILPHTIFFGAIVSISELLIALSLITGVLVPWASLGGLTMMLVLLFSSNYPGPQAPFWEYFGASLEHSILALCFIALLIAPSNHRWALLRSKQ from the coding sequence ATGAGCGCGGTCGAACAACAATCCAAAGCGCTTGCCTTCCTGCGCATCTCCATCGGCATCATCTTCCTTATCTTCGCCGAGTACAAACTCACCAGCACAAGGTTCATCCGAACCGGAATGGCCCAGTACATCAATCAGTTCCTCAACGAAGGCTCCTACCCCTTTATTCGTCCATTTCTCAGAAACATCATCCTCCCCCACACCATCTTCTTCGGCGCAATCGTCAGCATCTCCGAACTCCTTATCGCTCTCAGCCTTATCACTGGAGTCCTCGTCCCTTGGGCCAGTCTCGGTGGTCTGACCATGATGCTGGTGTTACTCTTCTCTTCGAACTATCCCGGCCCTCAGGCGCCTTTCTGGGAGTACTTCGGTGCCTCCCTGGAGCACTCCATTCTCGCCCTCTGTTTCATCGCTCTGCTGATCGCTCCCTCCAATCATCGTTGGGCTCTCCTCCGCTCCAAACAATAG
- the uvrA gene encoding excinuclease ABC subunit UvrA gives MGITHITVRGARQHNLRNVDVSIPRNTLTVVTGLSGSGKSSLAFDTIYAEGQRRYVETLSAYARQFLDQMERPDVDAIDGLSPAISIEQKTTSRSPRSTVGTITEIYDYLRLLYASVGQPHCPNCHRPITRQSAEQIVERIAALSPGERITVFAPIVRGRKGEFREELEALDQQGFRARIDGEMTELTEGMRLEKRKNHTIEAVVDRIILKPLPPDSANAAPKYDTRRLETSVTKALQMASGLVLVGIQNPDTREQEETLYSSSMACPDCGINVPRLEPRSFSFNSNYGACPNCHGLGSIYDFDPAKTITDWSKPLLDGAMGPGSGSAYLLRLIKLFAEKTKININQPFEDLTTEQQNLFLYGPPRSEAGRTGFHGIFEYLRSNLEDTKSEGYREYMMQYMSATICPVCKGRRLRPESLAVTVNGASIADFTALPLERALTSARNMNFVGRDRIIADRLQREIIERLEFLNAVGLGYLALDRSAATLSGGEGQRIRLATQIGSKLRGVLYVLDEPSIGLHQRDNQRLINALEDLRDLGNTVLVVEHDEDTIRKADYVLDLGPGAGKNGGILIADGTPQQIMDNPASITGQYLAGKIEIVARTEPRPLTNNWVTVENAHSHNLQNVTAHFPLGVMTVITGVSGSGKSTLVNDILYRSLAKELYGSREEPGQHGKVIGIDQLDKVIQIDQSPIGRTPRSNPATYTGVFTAIRDLFAMLPESRERGYKPGRFSFNVQGGRCEACQGEGQRRIEMNFLPDVYVLCEVCNGRRYNQETLSVKFNGYSIADLLDLPIADAVPILKDIPTVNIKLQTLVDVGLGYIHLGQSATTLSGGEAQRMKLARELSKRQTGRTLYLLDEPTTGLHFDDVRKLLEVLHRLTDLGNTVIIIEHNLDIIRNADYILDMGPEGGEGGGRIIAHGTPEQIATVAASHTGSFLARYYTSHNSDFASRNGTSHAGPQPATIAARADAIKQPKGKFIAHEKKTGLAKASAAKPAERSPKSIKPKPAKKSTISKASSTAESGKKKVPSAKPVPRTKKA, from the coding sequence ATGGGCATTACACACATCACCGTCCGCGGCGCTCGCCAGCACAATCTGCGCAACGTCGACGTCAGCATCCCGCGCAATACCCTCACCGTGGTCACCGGCCTCTCCGGCTCCGGAAAATCCTCCCTCGCCTTCGACACCATCTACGCCGAAGGCCAACGCCGCTACGTAGAAACCTTATCGGCGTACGCAAGACAATTCTTAGACCAGATGGAGCGCCCCGACGTCGACGCTATCGACGGCCTCTCTCCCGCCATCTCCATCGAGCAAAAAACCACCAGCCGCAGCCCCCGCTCCACCGTCGGCACCATCACCGAGATCTATGATTACCTGAGGCTTTTGTACGCGAGTGTAGGCCAGCCCCATTGCCCCAACTGCCACCGCCCCATCACCCGCCAGTCCGCCGAACAGATCGTCGAACGCATCGCCGCCCTCTCCCCCGGCGAACGCATCACCGTCTTCGCTCCCATCGTTCGCGGCCGCAAAGGCGAGTTCCGCGAAGAGCTCGAAGCCCTCGACCAGCAGGGCTTCCGCGCCCGCATCGACGGCGAAATGACCGAGCTCACCGAAGGCATGCGCCTCGAAAAGCGCAAAAACCACACCATCGAAGCCGTAGTAGACCGCATCATTCTCAAGCCGCTCCCGCCCGACAGCGCCAACGCAGCCCCCAAATACGACACTCGCCGCCTCGAAACCTCCGTCACCAAAGCCCTCCAGATGGCCAGTGGCCTCGTTCTCGTCGGCATTCAAAATCCCGATACCCGCGAGCAAGAGGAAACCCTCTATTCGTCCTCGATGGCCTGTCCCGACTGCGGCATCAACGTCCCCCGCCTCGAGCCCCGCAGCTTCTCCTTCAACTCCAACTACGGCGCCTGCCCCAACTGCCACGGCCTAGGCAGCATCTACGACTTCGACCCCGCCAAGACCATCACCGACTGGTCCAAACCCCTCCTCGACGGCGCCATGGGCCCCGGCAGCGGCTCCGCTTACCTCCTCCGCCTCATCAAGCTCTTCGCCGAAAAAACCAAAATCAACATCAATCAGCCCTTTGAAGACCTCACCACCGAGCAGCAGAACCTCTTCCTATACGGCCCCCCGCGCTCCGAAGCCGGTCGGACCGGCTTCCACGGCATCTTCGAATACCTCCGCTCCAACCTCGAAGACACAAAATCCGAGGGCTATCGCGAGTACATGATGCAGTACATGTCCGCGACCATCTGCCCCGTCTGCAAAGGCCGTCGCCTCCGCCCCGAATCCCTCGCCGTAACGGTAAACGGCGCATCCATCGCCGACTTCACCGCCCTCCCTCTTGAGCGCGCCCTCACCTCCGCCCGCAACATGAACTTCGTTGGCCGCGACCGCATCATCGCCGACCGCCTCCAGCGCGAGATCATCGAGCGACTCGAGTTCCTCAACGCCGTCGGCCTCGGCTACCTCGCCCTCGATCGCTCCGCCGCCACCCTCTCCGGCGGCGAAGGCCAGCGCATCCGCCTCGCCACACAGATCGGCTCCAAACTCCGCGGCGTCCTCTACGTCCTAGACGAGCCCTCCATCGGCCTCCACCAACGCGACAATCAGCGCCTCATCAACGCCCTCGAAGACCTCCGCGACCTCGGCAACACCGTCCTCGTCGTCGAGCACGACGAAGACACCATCCGCAAAGCCGACTACGTCCTCGACCTCGGCCCCGGCGCAGGAAAAAACGGCGGCATCCTCATCGCCGACGGCACCCCGCAGCAAATCATGGACAACCCAGCGTCCATCACAGGCCAGTACCTAGCCGGCAAAATAGAAATCGTAGCCCGCACCGAACCCCGCCCCCTGACGAACAACTGGGTCACAGTAGAGAACGCCCACTCCCACAACCTCCAAAACGTCACCGCCCACTTCCCTCTCGGCGTCATGACCGTCATCACCGGAGTTAGCGGCTCTGGCAAATCCACCCTCGTCAACGACATCCTCTACCGCTCCCTCGCCAAGGAACTCTACGGCTCCCGCGAAGAGCCCGGCCAGCACGGCAAAGTCATCGGCATCGACCAGCTCGACAAAGTCATCCAGATCGACCAATCCCCCATCGGCCGCACCCCACGCAGCAACCCCGCCACCTACACCGGCGTCTTCACCGCCATCCGCGACCTCTTCGCCATGCTCCCCGAGTCCCGCGAGCGCGGCTACAAACCCGGCCGTTTCTCCTTCAACGTCCAAGGCGGACGCTGCGAAGCCTGCCAGGGCGAAGGCCAGCGCCGCATCGAGATGAATTTCCTGCCCGACGTCTACGTCCTCTGCGAAGTATGTAACGGGCGTCGTTACAATCAGGAGACCCTCTCCGTAAAATTCAACGGCTACAGCATCGCCGACCTCCTCGACCTGCCCATCGCCGACGCCGTCCCGATCTTAAAAGACATCCCCACGGTAAACATCAAGCTCCAAACCTTAGTAGACGTGGGCCTCGGCTACATCCACCTCGGCCAATCCGCCACCACCCTCTCCGGCGGCGAAGCCCAGCGCATGAAGCTGGCTCGCGAGCTCTCCAAACGCCAAACCGGCCGCACCCTCTACCTCCTCGACGAGCCCACCACCGGCCTCCACTTCGACGACGTCAGAAAACTGCTAGAGGTTCTCCACCGGTTAACCGACCTCGGCAACACCGTAATCATCATCGAGCACAACCTCGACATCATCCGCAACGCCGACTACATCCTCGACATGGGCCCCGAAGGCGGCGAAGGCGGCGGCCGCATCATCGCCCACGGCACACCCGAGCAGATCGCCACCGTCGCCGCCTCTCACACCGGCAGCTTCCTTGCCCGTTACTACACCTCGCACAACTCCGACTTCGCCAGCCGCAACGGCACCAGCCACGCCGGCCCCCAGCCCGCCACCATCGCCGCCCGCGCAGACGCGATCAAACAACCAAAGGGCAAATTTATCGCCCACGAAAAGAAAACCGGCCTGGCCAAAGCCAGTGCCGCGAAACCCGCCGAAAGATCCCCCAAAAGCATCAAGCCAAAACCCGCAAAGAAGTCCACAATAAGCAAAGCATCTTCAACGGCAGAATCCGGAAAGAAAAAAGTACCATCCGCAAAACCGGTCCCACGCACGAAAAAAGCATGA
- a CDS encoding orotate phosphoribosyltransferase yields MPTDSRTTLLNLIATHSFKLGDFTLASGQKSDYYIDCRITTLHAEGGRLSGLVLHDLIRDILPNPEKIEAVGGLTMGADPLVSNTASASAWALADYNEIAQLSEALELDPDERSDEGPAPTLIHGFLVRKAEKTHGTGRRIEGFLKPGAHVIIVDDVCTTGGSTITAIEATREAGMHVAGVLCLVDREQGGRANIEAAIPGVPFHSVFTAADVRAAHIAQQKSK; encoded by the coding sequence ATGCCAACCGACAGCCGCACCACCCTCCTCAATCTCATCGCCACCCACTCCTTCAAGCTAGGTGACTTCACCCTCGCCAGCGGCCAGAAGTCGGACTACTACATCGACTGCCGCATCACCACCCTCCACGCCGAAGGCGGCCGCCTCTCCGGCCTCGTCCTACACGACCTCATCCGCGATATTCTCCCCAACCCGGAAAAGATCGAAGCCGTAGGCGGCCTCACCATGGGCGCCGACCCCCTCGTCTCCAACACTGCCAGCGCCAGCGCCTGGGCGCTCGCCGACTACAACGAGATCGCCCAACTCTCCGAAGCCCTCGAACTCGATCCCGACGAACGCAGTGACGAAGGCCCCGCACCCACTCTCATCCATGGCTTCCTCGTCCGCAAGGCAGAAAAAACTCACGGCACAGGCCGCCGCATCGAAGGCTTCCTCAAGCCCGGAGCCCACGTCATCATCGTCGACGACGTCTGCACCACCGGCGGCTCCACCATCACCGCCATCGAGGCCACGCGTGAAGCCGGCATGCACGTCGCTGGCGTTCTCTGCCTGGTAGACCGCGAACAGGGCGGTCGCGCCAACATCGAAGCCGCAATCCCGGGCGTCCCCTTCCACTCCGTCTTCACCGCCGCCGACGTCCGCGCCGCCCATATCGCCCAACAAAAATCGAAATGA
- a CDS encoding NAD(P)-dependent oxidoreductase, producing the protein MRLMILGATGGIGRLLVSGALEEGHEVTAFVRSPEKVSQKSPRLRLVGGDLFDVQQMAAAVRDSDAVISGFGPSTLRTTTLRRDFGHAVVQAMRVTGVRRLIHVTSAFLFQDGGALIALFGGTLFRNVVKDHVRSEAEMMQPDLEWTMVRPPRLVDQAAKGRIREVAGHLPKGGTVISRADVANFMLKEAVAPHYVRQVVGISD; encoded by the coding sequence ATGCGATTGATGATTCTTGGAGCGACGGGCGGGATCGGGCGGTTACTTGTTTCTGGTGCGCTGGAAGAGGGACATGAGGTGACGGCGTTTGTGCGCTCGCCGGAGAAGGTAAGCCAGAAGAGCCCACGGCTGCGTTTGGTTGGCGGGGATCTCTTTGATGTGCAGCAGATGGCTGCGGCTGTGCGCGACAGCGATGCGGTGATCTCCGGGTTTGGTCCCTCGACGTTGCGGACGACGACGTTGCGGCGTGACTTTGGCCATGCCGTAGTGCAGGCGATGCGCGTGACTGGAGTGAGGCGTTTGATTCACGTCACGTCGGCGTTTTTGTTTCAGGACGGAGGGGCGCTGATCGCATTGTTTGGCGGTACGCTGTTTCGCAATGTGGTGAAGGACCATGTGAGGTCGGAGGCTGAGATGATGCAGCCGGATTTGGAGTGGACGATGGTGCGGCCTCCGCGGCTGGTGGATCAGGCCGCAAAGGGTCGCATACGGGAGGTGGCAGGGCATCTGCCGAAGGGCGGCACGGTAATCTCGAGAGCCGACGTGGCGAACTTCATGCTGAAGGAGGCAGTTGCGCCACACTACGTGAGGCAGGTAGTCGGGATCAGCGACTGA